A stretch of the Arachis stenosperma cultivar V10309 chromosome 6, arast.V10309.gnm1.PFL2, whole genome shotgun sequence genome encodes the following:
- the LOC130935322 gene encoding exocyst complex component EXO70A1 — protein MAGSANLNGDSRIENLISARKSLKLSLEKSKSLGLALEKAGPRLEEIGQRLPSLEAAVRPIRADKDALVAVGGHINRAVGPAAAVLKVFDAVHGLEKSLLSDPRNDLAGYMAVLKRLEEALRFLGENCGLAIQWLEDIVEYLEDNTVADERYLANLKKALKNLRELQNDEEKARLDGGLLEAALDKLENEFRQLLTENSVPLPMAAALGDQACIAPSPLPVSVIHKLQAILGRLKANNRLEKCISIYVEVRSSNVRASLQALNLDYLEISVSEFNDVQSIEGYIGQWGKHLEFAVKHLFEAEYKLCNDVFERMGLDVWMGCFSRIAAQAGILAFLQFGKTVTESKKDPIKLLKLLDIFASLNKLRLDFNRLFGGAACAEIQNLTRDLIKSVIDGAAEIFWELLLQVELQRQSPPPLDGNVPRLVSFITDYCNKLLGDDYKPILTQVLIIHRSWKRQSFQEKLLVTEILNIVKAVELNLETWIKAYEDPMLMNFFAMNNHWHLYKHLKGTKLGDLLGDSWLREHENYKEYYSTIFLRESWGKLPSHLSREGLILFSGGRATARDLVKKRLKKFNEVFDEMYGKQSGWVMPERDLREKTCQLIVQAVVPVYRSYMQNYGPLVEQEASSTKYAKYTVQKLEEMLSCLYRPKPVRHASLRGRQFSGKYGNGMPDLRRTASAVV, from the coding sequence ATGGCTGGTTCTGCGAACCTCAATGGTGATAGTAGAATTGAGAATCTGATTTCTGCTAGGAAGTCATTGAAGCTTAGCTTAGAGAAATCAAAGTCTTTAGGGTTAGCATTGGAGAAAGCAGGGCCTAGATTGGAGGAGATTGGGCAAAGATTGCCCTCGCTTGAAGCTGCGGTTCGCCCAATTCGCGCCGATAAGGATGCTCTGGTGGCCGTCGGCGGCCACATTAATCGCGCCGTTGGTCCTGCGGCCGCGGTGCTTAAGGTATTTGATGCCGTTCATGGCCTTGAAAAGTCGCTCTTGTCGGATCCGAGAAATGATCTGGCTGGATACATGGCGGTGTTGAAGCGCCTTGAGGAGGCACTGAGGTTCTTGGGAGAGAATTGTGGGTTGGCAATTCAATGGCTGGAGGATATAGTGGAGTATTTGGAGGATAACACGGTTGCGGACGAGAGGTATCTTGCGAATTTGAAGAAGGCGTTGAAGAATCTTAGGGAGTTGCAGAATGATGAGGAGAAGGCGCGGCTTGATGGCGGGCTTTTGGAAGCTGCATTGGATAAATTGGAGAATGAGTTCCGCCAGCTCTTGACTGAGAATAGTGTGCCGCTTCCAATGGCGGCTGCGCTTGGTGATCAAGCGTGCATCGCACCATCGCCTTTGCCTGTATCTGTTATTCACAAGTTGCAAGCTATTCTTGGTAGACTGAAAGCTAATAATAGACTTGAGAAGTGCATATCGATTTATGTTGAAGTCCGTAGTTCTAATGTGAGAGCCAGTTTGCAGGCTCTCAATTTGGATTACCTTGAAATTTCGGTGTCTGAATTCAATGATGTGCAGAGCATAGAGGGGTATATAGGGCAATGGGGAAAACATTTAGAATTTGCAGTGAAACATTTGTTTGAGGCTGAGTATAAGCTTTGTAATGACGTATTCGAGAGGATGGGGCTCGATGTTTGGATGGGTTGTTTTTCGAGGATAGCTGCGCAAGCTGGTATACTAGCATTTCTTCAATTTGGGAAGACCGTCACGGAGAGTAAGAAAGACCCCATTAAACTTTTGAAGTTGTTGGATATTTTCGCGTCTTTGAACAAATTGAGGCTTGATTTCAACCGTCTATTTGGAGGAGCAGCATGTGCTGAAATCCAGAATTTGACCAGGGATCTTATTAAGAGTGTAATCGATGGTGCGGCAGAGATTTTCTGGGAACTTCTGCTACAGGTGGAGTTGCAGAGGCAGAGTCCACCCCCTCTAGACGGCAATGTTCCGAGATTGGTGAGTTTTATCACCGATTACTGTAACAAATTACTTGGTGATGACTATAAGCCAATATTGACACAGGTCTTGATCATTCACCGAAGTTGGAAGCGTCAGAGCTTTCAGGAGAAACTTCTTGTTACTGAAATTTTGAACATTGTGAAAGCTGTTGAACTGAATTTGGAAACATGGATCAAGGCTTATGAAGATCCTATGTTGATGAACTTCTTCGCTATGAACAATCACTGGCACCTTTACAAACATTTGAAAGGGACAAAGCTTGGGGATCTCTTGGGAGATTCTTGGTTAAGGGAACATGAAAATTACAAAGAATATTACTCGACAATCTTCTTGCGAGAGAGCTGGGGAAAGCTTCCTTCACACTTGAGTAGAGAAGGGCTGATTCTCTTCTCCGGAGGGCGGGCTACTGCTCGGGATCTGGTCAAGAAAAGGTTAAAAAAGTTCAATGAAGTTTTCGATGAGATGTATGGGAAGCAGTCGGGTTGGGTCATGCCGGAGCGAGATCTGAGGGAGAAGACATGTCAGCTTATAGTGCAAGCTGTGGTCCCTGTTTACCGGAGTTACATGCAGAATTACGGCCCCTTAGTCGAGCAAGAAGCTAGCTCCACAAAATATGCAAAATACACAGTGCAGAAGCTGGAGGAGATGCTTTCATGTCTTTATCGGCCAAAGCCTGTGAGGCATGCCAGTTTGAGGGGTCGGCAGTTCAGCGGAAAATACGGCAATGGAATGCCAGATCTTCGTCGTACAGCTTCTGCAGTTGTGTAG